A genomic region of Chlorobaculum parvum NCIB 8327 contains the following coding sequences:
- the cydD gene encoding thiol reductant ABC exporter subunit CydD — MNIDRNLMRLLAEQKRPFLVSGLAGAAAALMLVAQAWVLSGVIDTVFRAAPAWAAIAPLVGLFALFSTLRVLFSWAGHHAAKAGTLAIRKTLTERLSGTVAALGPSYTRSGQSGRIVTTLLKGVESVDAWFSQYIPQLFLALIIPVVILAAVFPADWLSGVILVVTAPLIPVFMILIGKRASAATEKQWNTMSRMSGHFLDMLQGLSTLKLFAQAKTRRDGIAEASENFRHSTMQVLKIAFLSSLTLELVGTLGTAVVAVSIGVRMLGGHLAFRPGFFALLLVPDFYLTLRQLGTKFHAGMEGVTASKEMHEILDRSAEIPEAGSRELTASDISSQPIVFDGVDYRFPGSDKPALDGVSLTIEPGTVTALTGPSGAGKSTLMNLLLRFIEPSEGAISIGDRKAREFSLDSWYQEIAWVPQHPFLFNASIRENLLMARRDATPDQIDNALKQAGLLDMVRSLPDGLETMIGEEGARLSGGEAQRLSLARAFLKDAPLLLLDEPTSHTDPILEAQLRKAMEVLMRGRTVVMIAHRLESIRNADKIVVLDSGHIVQSGTHDELMTNEGFYREAVFSSMQEAAA, encoded by the coding sequence ATGAACATTGACCGGAACCTCATGCGGCTGCTTGCTGAACAGAAGCGGCCTTTTCTCGTTTCGGGCCTCGCGGGCGCGGCGGCAGCGCTGATGCTCGTGGCGCAGGCGTGGGTGCTGAGCGGCGTGATCGACACGGTTTTCCGCGCCGCCCCGGCGTGGGCCGCGATTGCGCCGCTTGTTGGGCTGTTCGCTCTCTTCAGCACGTTGCGCGTGCTCTTCAGCTGGGCGGGGCATCACGCGGCGAAAGCTGGCACGCTCGCCATCCGCAAGACGTTAACTGAACGGCTCTCCGGCACGGTGGCGGCGCTCGGGCCATCCTACACCCGCTCAGGGCAAAGCGGGCGCATCGTCACCACGCTACTCAAGGGCGTCGAGTCGGTCGATGCGTGGTTCAGCCAGTACATTCCGCAGCTCTTCCTGGCGCTCATCATTCCGGTGGTGATCCTCGCGGCGGTCTTTCCGGCGGACTGGCTGTCGGGCGTGATTCTCGTCGTGACCGCGCCGCTGATTCCGGTGTTCATGATTCTGATCGGCAAGCGGGCCAGCGCGGCCACCGAAAAGCAGTGGAACACCATGAGCCGCATGAGCGGCCACTTCCTCGACATGTTGCAGGGCCTCTCGACGCTCAAGCTTTTCGCGCAGGCCAAAACGCGGCGCGATGGCATTGCTGAGGCGAGCGAGAATTTCCGCCACTCGACGATGCAGGTGCTCAAAATCGCGTTCCTCTCGTCGCTGACTCTCGAACTGGTCGGCACGCTCGGCACGGCGGTGGTGGCGGTGAGCATCGGCGTGCGGATGCTCGGCGGCCATCTCGCCTTCCGCCCCGGCTTCTTCGCACTGTTGCTCGTGCCGGATTTCTACCTCACGCTCCGCCAGCTCGGCACGAAGTTCCACGCGGGCATGGAGGGCGTAACCGCTTCGAAGGAGATGCACGAAATTCTCGACCGCTCCGCCGAGATTCCCGAAGCGGGTTCGCGCGAGTTGACCGCCAGTGATATTTCGTCGCAACCGATTGTTTTTGATGGAGTTGACTACCGCTTCCCCGGCAGCGACAAACCAGCGCTCGACGGCGTGAGCCTCACTATCGAGCCAGGCACCGTGACCGCCCTGACCGGGCCGAGCGGCGCAGGCAAGAGCACGCTGATGAACCTGCTTCTGCGCTTCATCGAACCCTCAGAAGGCGCGATTTCAATCGGCGACCGCAAAGCACGAGAGTTCAGTCTCGATTCGTGGTACCAAGAGATCGCCTGGGTGCCGCAGCACCCGTTCCTCTTCAACGCCAGCATCCGCGAAAATCTGCTGATGGCCCGGCGCGACGCCACGCCGGATCAGATTGATAACGCATTGAAACAGGCCGGATTGCTCGACATGGTGCGCTCGCTGCCCGACGGCCTGGAGACGATGATCGGCGAAGAGGGCGCACGGCTGAGCGGCGGCGAGGCACAACGGCTGTCACTGGCCCGCGCCTTCCTGAAAGACGCGCCGCTCCTGCTGCTCGACGAGCCGACCTCGCACACCGACCCGATCCTCGAAGCGCAGCTCCGCAAAGCGATGGAGGTGCTCATGCGCGGGCGCACGGTGGTGATGATCGCCCACCGGCTCGAAAGCATCCGTAACGCCGACAAAATCGTGGTTTTGGACAGTGGCCACATCGTGCAGAGTGGCACGCACGACGAGCTGATGACAAATGAAGGATTTTACCGCGAAGCGGTGTTCTCGTCGATGCAGGAGGCTGCGGCATGA
- the cydC gene encoding thiol reductant ABC exporter subunit CydC, translating into MKTFLRLAGLTRPFAWWMLLAALIGFATIGSGIGLLMASAWLITTAALMPALSALQVGITGVRFFGISRGVIRYAERLISHDTTFKILTRLRVWFYDSVEPLAPARLASYRSADLLKRIVDDIQSLENIYARVLAPPVTAALVTLLMWFIVGHWSTTAAEGVLASQLFAGLAVPVLTARLAAGTARGITALQGEQQVLAVDMVQGMSELRVFGMVGDYTEKLHEAEVKKLTLQKRAAFIEGLHESLTGLAMNGAVIWILYSMLPMVRTGATSAITLASVVFGVMASFEAFLPLTGSVQNIEADVRAGERLFEIIDAKPEVTAPERPEVFPKTTGIEVKNLAFTYPGSDRPALDGVSFSVPQGGRIAIVGPSGAGKSTITSLMVRFWNPTQGSISIGGQTIDQFDPEELRRNIAVVSQRTYLFGQTIRENLLLAAPEATDEQLRNALTLSGLGDLQSRLDDWAGQHGMNLSGGERQRLAVARMILQDAPIIVLDEATANLDALTEQALLDTLDRTSHGKTVLAITHNLHRMERYDEIVVLYEGRAIERGSHEELLKSDGFYAGMWKLQHQRKA; encoded by the coding sequence ATGAAAACCTTTTTGCGACTGGCGGGCCTGACGCGCCCCTTTGCCTGGTGGATGCTGCTCGCCGCGCTGATCGGCTTCGCCACCATCGGCAGCGGCATCGGTTTGTTGATGGCCTCCGCCTGGCTGATTACCACCGCCGCGCTCATGCCCGCGCTCTCGGCGTTGCAGGTGGGCATCACCGGCGTGCGATTTTTCGGCATTTCGCGTGGCGTCATCCGCTACGCTGAACGGCTCATTTCGCACGACACCACCTTCAAGATTCTCACCCGCCTGCGCGTCTGGTTCTACGACTCCGTCGAGCCGCTCGCCCCGGCCCGGCTCGCTTCGTACCGCAGTGCCGACCTGCTCAAGCGGATCGTCGATGACATCCAGAGCCTCGAAAACATCTACGCCCGCGTGCTCGCCCCACCTGTCACCGCTGCGCTCGTCACGCTGCTGATGTGGTTCATCGTCGGCCACTGGTCAACCACCGCCGCCGAAGGCGTGCTCGCGAGCCAGCTCTTCGCGGGACTTGCCGTGCCGGTGCTGACCGCGCGGCTCGCCGCCGGCACGGCGCGCGGCATCACTGCGCTCCAGGGCGAACAGCAGGTGCTCGCGGTCGATATGGTGCAGGGCATGAGCGAACTGCGCGTCTTCGGCATGGTCGGCGACTACACTGAAAAGCTGCATGAGGCTGAAGTAAAAAAGCTCACGTTGCAGAAGCGGGCCGCTTTCATCGAGGGGCTGCACGAATCGCTTACCGGACTTGCGATGAACGGGGCGGTGATCTGGATTCTCTACTCGATGCTACCGATGGTGCGAACCGGCGCGACGAGCGCCATCACGCTCGCATCGGTGGTGTTCGGCGTCATGGCCTCGTTCGAGGCGTTCCTACCGCTCACTGGCTCGGTGCAAAACATCGAGGCTGACGTCCGCGCAGGCGAACGACTCTTCGAGATCATCGATGCCAAGCCCGAAGTCACCGCGCCCGAACGCCCGGAAGTCTTCCCAAAAACGACCGGCATCGAAGTCAAAAACCTCGCCTTCACCTACCCCGGCTCGGATCGCCCCGCGCTCGACGGCGTTTCGTTCAGCGTGCCGCAGGGCGGACGGATCGCGATTGTCGGCCCGAGCGGCGCAGGCAAATCGACCATCACCTCGCTCATGGTGCGCTTCTGGAATCCGACGCAGGGCAGCATTTCGATTGGCGGACAAACCATCGACCAGTTTGACCCCGAAGAGCTGCGCCGCAACATCGCGGTCGTTTCGCAACGAACCTACCTCTTCGGCCAAACCATCCGCGAAAACCTGCTCCTCGCCGCACCCGAAGCCACGGACGAGCAGCTCCGCAACGCCCTCACCCTGTCGGGACTCGGCGACCTGCAAAGCCGCCTTGACGACTGGGCCGGTCAGCACGGCATGAACCTCAGCGGCGGCGAACGCCAGCGCCTCGCGGTGGCGAGAATGATTCTGCAAGACGCCCCAATCATTGTGCTCGACGAAGCCACGGCCAACCTCGACGCCCTCACCGAACAAGCCCTCCTCGACACCCTCGACCGCACGAGCCATGGCAAGACCGTGCTCGCCATCACCCACAACCTCCACCGGATGGAGCGCTACGACGAAATTGTGGTGCTCTACGAAGGCAGGGCTATTGAGCGAGGAAGCCACGAAGAACTGCTGAAAAGCGACGGGTTCTATGCCGGAATGTGGAAATTGCAACACCAACGGAAAGCATGA
- a CDS encoding lipocalin family protein, giving the protein MKKLLLPLLLWMVALAGCGSAPKGIEAVDNFKLDRYLGTWYEIARIDNWFERGSDHVSATYTLRDDGKVQVLNKGYYPEKKKWKTAEGKAKFAGDPNVGALKVSFFGPFYGPYTVFALDHENYSWAMVTASSRDYFWILARTPQMDDALYQKLLEEAKAQGFDTSRVMKTPQ; this is encoded by the coding sequence ATGAAAAAACTTTTATTGCCTTTGCTCTTGTGGATGGTTGCGCTTGCCGGGTGCGGCAGTGCGCCGAAGGGGATTGAGGCGGTCGATAACTTCAAGCTCGATCGCTACCTCGGCACCTGGTATGAAATCGCCAGAATCGACAACTGGTTCGAGCGCGGCTCCGATCACGTCTCGGCCACCTACACCCTCCGCGACGACGGCAAGGTTCAGGTGCTCAACAAGGGCTACTATCCCGAAAAGAAAAAGTGGAAAACCGCCGAAGGCAAAGCCAAATTCGCCGGAGATCCGAACGTCGGAGCGCTCAAGGTCTCATTCTTCGGCCCCTTCTACGGCCCGTATACTGTTTTCGCTCTCGACCACGAAAACTACTCGTGGGCAATGGTCACCGCCTCCAGCCGCGACTACTTCTGGATTTTAGCCAGAACTCCGCAGATGGACGACGCGCTCTACCAAAAGCTCCTCGAAGAGGCGAAAGCGCAGGGCTTCGACACATCGCGGGTTATGAAAACGCCGCAGTAG
- a CDS encoding SUMF1/EgtB/PvdO family nonheme iron enzyme — translation MLIASPSDVGEERKIAESVVHEWNTRHKSKYGIWLEPVLWETHTAPEAGERLQGSVNEQIVDECHCAIAIFWTRIGTDTGVAPSGTVEEIEQMVKNKKHIMVYFSDVPVSRSQVDKEQEAKLDEFKAIVTKKWLTHSFSDRNKFEHDLSRHLDLQIPRWFGDPDSQPADPPQPDSAADLQCYQSTLKEELRWIRMLGLPNIERIDVNLDDDTFVPLRFTRSRKFAPDGPERMHSMLEENILTPDRVMQEAFKSDRRMLLVIGDPGAGKTTLLKYYALCCLGPERFSRLGFAEPVNVFYLPLRELVKKDDGGFHHLADSLARWASANQLEIDRKLFDGWLRQSRSLVLLDGLDEIGSVEERKKACRWIEGAWKSYTGARFVVTSRRTGYRKDDGVELEVDHDRADVEDFTREQQERFLANWFRAAFLRDYNDARLSEAEWQSRQEHRAEERTTKIVAHLREEGNRSLRQLAAIPMILQIMAILWKERDHLPNSRVDLYNSVLDYLLQFRDARRNIKPLLPARDARMVLGPVSLWMQEQKEDDAEKGAMRSAMDERLCNLDKSPSAQDFCDYLVDRAGLLMEYGKQSYVFRHKSFREFLAGIELVKKVNRTSGYLDPIIKSFGEDWWEEPLRFFIAHGDEELFELFMDKLFSSNVSDDVLQQKQLFLRTLIEEAPMKKPDALCEHLMKPENSAMRQRVILDCIRAVDKESSIVLVRKFVTGKLAKDEDASGRAIEVLIELDATHSEYSLPDRLWSYHLSSGFRASPSFHNPFEQYAQYILIKGGSYVYSVTKKEVKVSDLYFAKYPVTNRLYRRFIDYLRSKSPECESLFPVSGFQEELQKIANEKTWDTKFADYLNEGKSNLAGWFRSMDDDDRKFGGAEQPVVSIPWYAARSYCLWLSLMESKGKKFDLYRLPMEIEWEWAAAGKERRRYPWGAEKPSTKRAGGDNVDLTTPVGSCPEGATPEGLYDMVGNVWQWQENSYDDTKIARALRGSPNSGYKDKLRCTWRYYLTPGSAGSFFGFRVVRSADTLKS, via the coding sequence GTGCTGATCGCCTCACCCTCCGATGTCGGCGAGGAACGCAAGATTGCCGAATCGGTTGTTCATGAATGGAATACTCGTCACAAGAGCAAATATGGCATTTGGCTGGAACCGGTGCTCTGGGAAACACACACGGCTCCGGAGGCAGGCGAGCGACTTCAGGGGAGTGTCAACGAGCAGATTGTTGACGAGTGTCATTGCGCTATCGCCATCTTCTGGACGCGAATCGGCACCGATACGGGCGTCGCGCCGAGCGGAACGGTGGAAGAGATCGAGCAGATGGTCAAAAATAAAAAGCACATCATGGTTTATTTCTCAGATGTGCCGGTGTCCCGTTCACAGGTCGATAAAGAGCAGGAAGCAAAGCTCGATGAATTCAAGGCGATTGTCACTAAAAAATGGCTCACCCACTCCTTCTCCGACCGCAACAAATTTGAGCACGACCTCTCCCGCCACCTCGACCTGCAAATCCCTCGCTGGTTCGGTGATCCCGATTCCCAGCCAGCCGATCCTCCCCAACCTGACAGCGCCGCCGACCTCCAGTGCTACCAGTCAACGCTGAAAGAGGAGCTGCGCTGGATCCGGATGCTGGGCCTGCCCAATATCGAGCGGATTGATGTGAATCTCGATGACGACACCTTCGTGCCGTTGCGGTTCACGCGCAGCCGGAAGTTCGCGCCTGACGGGCCGGAGCGGATGCATTCGATGCTCGAAGAGAACATCCTTACGCCCGACCGGGTGATGCAAGAGGCGTTCAAAAGTGACCGGCGGATGCTACTCGTCATCGGCGATCCGGGCGCGGGCAAGACGACGCTGCTCAAGTATTACGCGCTCTGCTGCCTCGGCCCGGAACGCTTCAGCCGCCTCGGATTCGCGGAGCCGGTGAACGTCTTTTACCTGCCGTTGCGAGAGCTGGTCAAAAAGGACGACGGCGGCTTTCATCATCTCGCCGATAGCCTCGCGCGGTGGGCGTCGGCCAATCAGTTGGAGATTGACCGCAAGCTGTTCGACGGCTGGTTGCGACAGAGCCGCTCGCTGGTTTTGCTCGACGGACTCGACGAAATTGGCAGCGTCGAGGAGCGCAAAAAGGCGTGTCGCTGGATCGAGGGGGCGTGGAAAAGCTACACCGGCGCGAGGTTCGTGGTCACCTCGCGGCGCACCGGCTACCGCAAGGATGACGGCGTCGAGCTTGAGGTCGATCACGACCGGGCCGATGTCGAGGATTTCACGCGGGAGCAGCAGGAGCGGTTTCTCGCCAACTGGTTCCGGGCGGCCTTCCTGCGCGACTACAACGACGCGCGTCTGTCCGAGGCCGAGTGGCAGAGCAGGCAGGAGCACCGGGCAGAGGAGCGCACCACCAAAATCGTCGCTCATCTCCGCGAGGAGGGCAACCGCAGCCTGCGCCAGCTCGCGGCCATTCCAATGATTTTGCAGATCATGGCCATCCTCTGGAAAGAGCGCGACCACCTGCCCAACAGCCGGGTCGATCTGTACAACTCGGTGCTCGATTACTTGCTCCAGTTTCGGGATGCTCGCCGGAACATCAAGCCGTTGCTGCCAGCCAGAGACGCCCGCATGGTGCTTGGTCCGGTTTCGCTCTGGATGCAGGAGCAGAAGGAGGATGACGCGGAAAAAGGGGCGATGCGCAGCGCGATGGACGAGCGCCTGTGCAATCTCGACAAATCCCCGTCAGCGCAGGATTTTTGTGACTATCTCGTTGACCGAGCGGGTCTGCTCATGGAGTACGGCAAGCAAAGCTACGTCTTCCGCCACAAGTCGTTCCGTGAGTTTCTCGCGGGTATCGAACTGGTGAAAAAGGTGAATCGGACTTCGGGTTATCTCGACCCAATCATCAAAAGCTTCGGCGAAGACTGGTGGGAAGAACCGCTCCGCTTTTTCATTGCCCACGGCGACGAAGAGCTTTTCGAACTCTTCATGGACAAGCTTTTTTCGTCAAATGTCAGTGATGATGTTTTGCAACAAAAGCAACTCTTTCTTCGGACATTGATTGAAGAAGCTCCAATGAAAAAGCCTGATGCGCTTTGCGAGCATTTGATGAAGCCGGAGAATAGCGCGATGCGACAGCGGGTGATTTTGGATTGTATTCGGGCAGTTGATAAAGAATCATCTATTGTTTTGGTCAGGAAATTTGTGACTGGAAAACTGGCGAAGGATGAAGATGCATCTGGACGAGCAATTGAGGTTCTGATAGAACTTGATGCCACCCATTCAGAATACTCATTACCAGATCGTCTTTGGAGTTATCATTTGTCTTCAGGTTTTCGAGCTTCTCCATCATTTCACAACCCCTTTGAACAATATGCGCAGTACATTCTTATAAAAGGCGGCAGCTATGTTTATTCGGTAACCAAAAAAGAGGTGAAAGTCTCCGATTTGTACTTTGCCAAATATCCGGTGACAAACAGGCTTTATCGGCGGTTCATAGATTATTTACGATCGAAGTCGCCGGAATGCGAGTCTCTTTTTCCGGTATCGGGATTTCAAGAGGAGTTGCAAAAGATTGCGAATGAAAAAACGTGGGATACAAAATTTGCAGATTATCTCAATGAAGGAAAAAGTAATCTTGCTGGTTGGTTCCGATCTATGGACGATGATGACCGGAAATTTGGAGGTGCAGAACAACCTGTCGTGAGTATTCCTTGGTATGCTGCACGTTCCTATTGCCTGTGGCTTTCTCTGATGGAGAGCAAAGGCAAGAAGTTTGATCTTTACCGTTTGCCGATGGAAATTGAGTGGGAATGGGCGGCGGCAGGAAAGGAAAGGCGGCGTTATCCGTGGGGTGCAGAAAAACCAAGCACGAAACGAGCTGGTGGTGATAATGTTGACTTGACTACTCCGGTTGGAAGTTGCCCTGAAGGAGCGACACCAGAAGGATTATATGATATGGTTGGTAATGTCTGGCAGTGGCAGGAAAACAGCTATGATGATACGAAAATAGCTCGTGCTTTGCGAGGAAGCCCTAATAGCGGTTATAAAGATAAACTTCGGTGTACTTGGCGTTATTATCTCACTCCAGGTAGTGCTGGTAGTTTTTTTGGTTTTCGTGTCGTACGCTCAGCCGATACCCTGAAATCCTGA
- a CDS encoding cation diffusion facilitator family transporter: protein MSEHHHDHSHDHGHEHDHQHGHAGHHHHVVGSIKTAFFLNFGFTILEAIGGVLTNSTAILANAVHDFGDSIALGQAWYFERLAGRTGDKRYSYGYQRFSIFGALLSALMMLVSSFVVLVEALPRLIHPELPDAKGMVAFALVGVAVNSLAMLRLKGQTGMNARVIALHLLEDVLGWLSVLLVSVVLLFVNLPILDPLLAIVITLYILTGVVKNLRAMVPVFLQAVPSELSLDKVVADIQQTEHVTGVHHAHLWSLDGQRTVFTAHLEIGCEVNPAEYASIKEEIRKLVARHGIYHSTVELEYPGEVCRNEPHKGG from the coding sequence ATGAGCGAGCACCATCACGACCATAGTCACGATCACGGCCACGAGCATGACCATCAACACGGTCATGCCGGGCATCACCACCATGTGGTCGGGAGCATTAAGACCGCCTTTTTCCTGAACTTCGGCTTCACGATTCTCGAAGCGATCGGCGGCGTGCTGACCAACAGCACGGCCATTCTCGCCAACGCCGTGCACGACTTCGGCGACTCCATTGCGCTCGGTCAGGCGTGGTACTTCGAGAGGCTCGCCGGGCGGACGGGCGACAAGCGCTACTCCTACGGCTACCAGCGCTTCTCGATTTTCGGCGCGCTCCTCAGCGCCCTGATGATGCTCGTCAGCTCGTTCGTGGTGCTCGTCGAAGCGCTGCCTCGCCTTATCCATCCGGAGCTTCCCGATGCCAAAGGGATGGTCGCCTTCGCGCTGGTTGGCGTGGCGGTTAACTCGCTCGCGATGCTGCGCCTCAAGGGCCAGACGGGCATGAACGCCCGCGTCATCGCCCTGCACCTGCTTGAAGACGTGCTCGGCTGGCTCTCGGTGCTGCTGGTCTCCGTGGTGTTGCTTTTCGTGAACTTGCCGATTCTCGACCCGCTGCTCGCCATCGTCATCACCCTCTACATCCTCACCGGCGTGGTGAAGAATCTCCGCGCAATGGTTCCCGTCTTCCTGCAAGCCGTGCCAAGCGAGCTCAGCCTCGACAAGGTTGTCGCCGACATTCAGCAGACCGAGCACGTCACGGGCGTGCATCACGCGCACCTCTGGTCGCTCGACGGCCAGCGCACGGTTTTCACCGCTCACCTCGAAATCGGCTGCGAAGTCAACCCTGCCGAATACGCCAGCATCAAAGAGGAGATTCGCAAGCTCGTCGCCCGCCACGGCATTTACCATTCCACCGTAGAGCTCGAATATCCCGGCGAAGTGTGCAGGAACGAGCCGCACAAAGGCGGGTAG
- the purU gene encoding formyltetrahydrofolate deformylase, which yields MTAAAEPSKAVLLLSCPDRVGLVARIANFIYERGGNILDLNEHVDVDERQFFLRVSWSLDNFSIPADDLESAFAPLAREFRANWTIRFSGTRNRMAVFVSKYDHCLREILWRHSLGEFDIDIPLVISNHPDLAPLVEAHGIPFHVVPVTPETKAAAEQRQMALCEEHGIDTIVLARYMQVLSPEFTGRWAGRIINIHHSFLPAFVGGNPYRQAYRRGVKLIGATSHYVTDELDEGPIIEQDIIRITHRDTLDDLVRKGRDLERLVLARALRLHCDHRILINGRKTVVFD from the coding sequence ATGACCGCTGCCGCCGAACCCTCCAAAGCCGTGCTTTTGCTCTCCTGCCCCGACCGCGTGGGGCTTGTGGCGCGGATCGCCAATTTCATCTACGAGCGCGGAGGCAACATTCTCGACCTCAACGAGCATGTCGATGTGGACGAGCGTCAGTTTTTTCTCCGCGTTTCGTGGAGTCTCGATAATTTCTCGATTCCCGCCGACGACCTCGAATCGGCCTTTGCGCCGCTGGCTCGCGAATTTCGGGCGAACTGGACGATCCGGTTTTCGGGCACGCGCAACCGGATGGCGGTTTTCGTCTCGAAGTACGACCACTGCCTGCGCGAGATTCTCTGGCGGCACAGCCTCGGTGAGTTCGACATCGACATTCCGCTCGTCATCTCCAATCATCCCGATCTCGCGCCGCTTGTCGAAGCGCACGGCATACCGTTCCACGTCGTTCCGGTGACGCCTGAAACCAAGGCCGCAGCCGAGCAGCGGCAGATGGCGCTGTGCGAGGAGCATGGCATCGACACCATCGTGCTGGCGCGGTACATGCAGGTGCTCTCGCCGGAGTTCACAGGGCGCTGGGCGGGCCGGATCATCAACATCCACCACTCGTTCCTCCCGGCCTTTGTCGGCGGCAATCCGTACCGCCAGGCCTACCGGCGCGGCGTGAAGCTCATCGGCGCGACCAGCCACTACGTCACCGACGAGCTCGATGAAGGGCCGATCATCGAGCAGGATATCATCCGCATTACGCACCGCGACACGCTCGACGACCTTGTGCGCAAAGGGCGTGACCTCGAACGGCTCGTGCTGGCTCGTGCCCTGCGCCTGCACTGCGATCACCGCATTCTCATCAACGGGCGTAAGACCGTCGTGTTCGACTGA